The proteins below are encoded in one region of Telopea speciosissima isolate NSW1024214 ecotype Mountain lineage chromosome 10, Tspe_v1, whole genome shotgun sequence:
- the LOC122642174 gene encoding uncharacterized mitochondrial protein AtMg00810-like, with translation MEQAPGFADPNFPTHVCKLNKAIYGLRQAPRAWFHEFSSFLLQSGFVQSSADSSMFVHHSDLGILVLLLYVDDIILIGDNSSHPHKFIQQLSTAFAMSDLGDLHYFLGIEATKNHTGLLLTQKKYSLDLLHRIGMTGCKPCTTPVTVGSKLSFSAGESLPDPHKYRQIVGALQYLTITRPDLCYAVNQVCQFMHSPTTEHLLAVKRILRYLKHTLGAGIVIRPGPITHLQAYTDADWAGYPDTRWSTTSFCVFLGNTLVSWCSKKQPIVSRSSSEAEYKALAITTSEMLWLSYLLSDLKVSLKHPLLLHCDNISATHMAANPVLHARTKHIEMDYHFVRDLVLNNTLKVQFVHSPSQIADIFTKGSSSAVFNFHRSKLLWLPPISLQGDDKHSHATSQPSQHNISHTRMNHST, from the coding sequence ATGGAACAGGCCCCTGGTTTTGCTGATCCCAACTTCCCCACTCATGTTTGCAAGCTAAACAAGGCCATCTATGGCCTACGACAAGCTCCCCGAGCCTGGTTTCATGAATTTagctcatttcttcttcaatctggtTTTGTACAAAGCTCGGCTGACAGTTCTATGTTTGTTCACCATTCTGATCTTGGCATCCTTGTTCTTCTACTTTACGTGGATGATATCATCCTCATAGGTGATAACTCTTCTCATCCTCATAAGTTCATTCAACAACTTAGCACTGCCTTTGCTATGAGTGACCTTGGGGACTTGCACTATTTCTTAGGTATTGAAGCCACCAAGAATCATACTGGACTTCTTCTTACCCAAAAGAAATACAGCCTTGACTTGCTTCACAGGATTGGAATGACTGGCTGCAAGCCATGTACCACACCCGTGACTGTTGGCTCCAAATTATCTTTCTCTGCAGGAGAATCTCTGCCAGATCCCCATAAGTATAGGCAAATTGTTGGTGCATTGCAATACTTAACCATCACCCGTCCGGACCTCTGTTATGCAGTAAATCAGGTGTGCCAATTCATGCACTCACCTACTACAGAACATCTCCTTGCTGTTAAGAGGATTTTAAGGTATCTCAAACACACACTTGGAGCTGGTATTGTCATCAGGCCAGGCCCTATTACTCATCTTCAAGCATACacggatgctgattgggctggctacCCAGATACACGGTGGTCTACCACtagtttttgtgtttttcttggcAACACATTGGTGTCTTGGTGCTCCAAAAAGCAACCTATAGTCTCTAGAAGCAGCTCCGAAGCAGAGTACAAGGCTCTTGCCATCACTACATCTGAAATGCTATGGCTTTCCTATCTACTATCCGACCTCAAAGTCTCACTCAAAcaccctcttctccttcactgTGATAACATTTCCGCAACCCACATGGCAGCAAATCCTGTTCTACATGCAAGAACCAAACACATAGAGATGGACTATCACTTTGTCCGGGATTTGGTTCTCAACAACACTTTGAAGGTGCAATTTGTGCACTCTCCCTCTCAAATTGCTGATATATTCACCAAAGGGTCATCCTCTGCTGTCTTCAATTTTCACCGATCCAAACTTCTTTGGCTACCACCCATCAGTTTGCAGGGGGATGATAAGCACAGTCATGCCACATCACAGCCAAGTCAGCACAATATCAGTCATACAAGGATGAACCATTCAACCTAA